From Carassius auratus strain Wakin chromosome 22, ASM336829v1, whole genome shotgun sequence, a single genomic window includes:
- the LOC113039394 gene encoding uncharacterized protein LOC113039394 — MAESAQNKGNSHALRPTTERHGTEPPNVTIDQMLENLNAYLDKRLGLRKCHDDICQKYSIKYSESGLWALPDIKRAYGKMQRLRTYTNRDGLSVILLKQIRQHLQRCETDKLQHEKKAEKAKVRALAEQLQTVKKDKERLLHQNDKLLTLLSKRLESKASSSSDNSDADINTHTEITKDKLKVRLAPVIIKNRRTETENEEEYEEDGERRTRTVKKVIKKYVPYRTYQPATPEQVDKWSKELPDVYKQPRKVWQFLQRLQKIYNLHPLDSVMIVNVNLRDNDQQRLTESVERRIGESQENIEPGWEAVQTFLFELKPAEVNWAKITSCVQKTGESVAEFEERFRQTWMEHAGLNNNIEELCEDTSIPFKTIFVNGLKPEVSKTLKIRYDDWDSTGTTFMQIVEWSAKIERTQEVDLRVLQSKTLSYNNRTMGYEKSEYQRHSREKTQERFRHCNEEGHWIRDCKLSLRQSDDDHLLKRFQQLTAKQKQTLLNAVEPQGN, encoded by the coding sequence ATGGCTGAGTCTGCACAAAACAAAGGCAATAGTCATGCATTGAGGCCAACAACAGAAAGACATGGAACAGAACCTCCAAATGTTACCATCGATCAGATGTTGGAGAATCTGAATGCATATCTGGACAAAAGGCTGGGACTGAGGAAGTGCCATGATGACATCTGCCAGAAGTACAGCATCAAGTACTCAGAGAGTGGACTATGGGCTTTGCCGGACATTAAAAGGGCTTATGGAAAGATGCAGCGCTTAAGGACATACACCAACAGAGATGGCTTGTCTGTAATTTTGCTCAAACAAATTCGACAGCATCTACAGAGATGTGAAACTGACAAATTACAACATGAGAAAAAAGCAGAGAAAGCAAAGGTTCGAGCACTGGCTGAACAATTACAGACTGTAAAGAAGGACAAAGAAAGACTGttacatcagaatgacaagttgtTAACTTTGCTCTCCAAACGACTGGAATCAAAAGCTTCAAGCAGCTCTGATAACAGTGATGCAGATATCAACACACATACTGAAATTACAAAGGACAAACTGAAGGTTAGACTTGCTCCTGTAATTATTAAGAACAgaagaactgaaactgaaaatgaagAGGAGTATGAGGAAGATGGTGAACGACGAACTCGCACAgtaaaaaaggtaataaagaaATATGTTCCATACAGAACATACCAGCCAGCTACTCCAGAGCAagttgacaaatggtcaaaagaaTTGCCAGATGTGTACAAGCAACCACGGAAAGTATGGCAATTTCTTCAACGCTTGCAGAAAATCTACAATTTACATCCACTGGACAGTGTGATGATTGTTAATGTGAACTTAAGAGACAATGACCAACAACGACTTACAGAAAGTGTTGAAAGAAGGATTGGTGAATCTCAAGAAAACATTGAACCTGGATGGGAAGCGGTTCAAACCTTCTTATTTGAACTGAAACCTGCAGAGGTTAATTGGGCTAAAATTACCTCTTGTGTGCAGAAGACAGGAGAAAGTGTTGCAGAATTTGAAGAACGCTTCAGACAAACTTGGATGGAACATGCTGGTTTGAACAACAACATTGAAGAACTCTGTGAAGACACTAGCATCCCTTTTAAAACCATATTTGTGAATGGACTGAAACCTGAGGTTTCTAAAACTCTTAAAATCAGGTATGATGACTGGGACAGCACTGGAACAACATTTATGCAGATTGTAGAATGGTCAGCAAAGATTGAAAGAACACAGGAAGTCGATCTCAGAGTTTTACAATCCAAAACCTTGTCATACAACAACAGGACAATGGGATACGAAAAAAGTGAATATCAGAGACACTCAAGAGAGAAAACTCAGGAAAGATTTAGACATTGCAACGAGGAAGGACACTGGATTCGTGATTGTAAGCTGAGTTTGAGACAAAGTGATGACGACCACCTGTTGAAGAGGTTTCAGCAGTTGACagccaaacaaaaacagactctGCTAAATGCTGTGGAGCCACAGGGAAACTGA